From Myxocyprinus asiaticus isolate MX2 ecotype Aquarium Trade chromosome 25, UBuf_Myxa_2, whole genome shotgun sequence, one genomic window encodes:
- the LOC127416350 gene encoding ADP-ribosylation factor 6-like translates to MGKMLSKIFGNKEMRILMLGLDAAGKTTILYKLKLGQSVTTIPTVGFNVETVTYKNVKFNVWDVGGQDKIRPLWRHYYTGTQGLIFVVDCADRDRIDEARQELHRIINDREMRDAIILIFANKQDLPDAMKPHEIQEKLGLTRIRDRNWYVQPSCAATGDGLYEGLTWLTSNYKS, encoded by the coding sequence ATGGGGAAGATGCTTTCAAAGATCTTCGGCAACAAAGAGATGAGAATATTGATGCTTGGACTTGACGCGGCGGGCAAGACCACGATTCTTTACAAACTGAAACTGGGACAGTCTGTCACAACCATCCCGACCGTGGGATTCAACGTGGAGACTGTCACCTATAAGAACGTCAAGTTCAACGTCTGGGATGTCGGTGGTCAGGACAAGATCCGACCGCTGTGGCGGCATTACTACACCGGCACCCAGGGACTGATCTTCGTAGTGGACTGTGCGGATCGAGACCGGATCGACGAGGCCAGACAGGAGCTGCATCGCATCATCAACGATCGCGAAATGAGGGACGCCATCATTCTGATCTTCGCCAACAAGCAAGACCTTCCCGACGCCATGAAACCACACGAGATCCAAGAGAAGCTCGGGCTGACCCGGATCCGAGATAGGAATTGGTACGTTCAGCCGTCCTGCGCTGCGACGGGCGATGGACTCTACGAAGGGCTCACCTGGCTTACATCCAATTACAAATCGTAA